A single Nicotiana tabacum cultivar K326 chromosome 5, ASM71507v2, whole genome shotgun sequence DNA region contains:
- the LOC142180722 gene encoding uncharacterized protein LOC142180722 yields the protein MSSFNPLTSILNQNKLEGPNYVDWKRSLDIVLTAEGYKFIITEECPKKLDKDATDNQSMGSAYDMLESLKEMFSERKRAAKQTTMKALLNTKMAEGSSVLGTVIDKESQVEMVLQTLPDSFQQFRLNYNMNKMDLSLAKLLNELQASKGSKKKKKAQKVLAPGGATAGVKKPKGKCYHCKQSGHHKRQCPTYLAKLNKQDSGAINHICTTLQGFQEMWQLSENAVCIF from the exons ATGTCTTCATTCAACCCACTTACCtcaattttgaaccaaaataagTTAGAAGGTCCGAATTATGTTGACTGGAAAAGGAGCCTTGATATTGTCCTAACTGCTGAAGGTTACAAATTCATAATCACTGAGGAGTGCCCCAAAAAACTTGATAAAGATGCTACTGATAATCAG TCTATGGGGTCTGCTTATGACATGCTCGAAAGTCTCAAAGAGATGTTCAGTGAGCGGAAGCGTGCGGCTAAGCAGACAACCATGAAAGCCCTTTTGAACACCAAGATGGCTGAAGGATCATCA GTCCTTGGAACTGTGATTGATAAGGAATCTCAAGTTGAGATGGTCCTGCAGACTCTGCCTGATAGTTTTCAACAATTTCGCTTGAACTATAATATGAACAAAATGGATTTGTCACTAGCAAAATTATTGAATGAGTTGCAAGCG TCGAAAggcagtaaaaaaaaaaagaaggctCAAAAGGTTTTGGCACCTGGAGGTGCGACTGCTGGAGTGAAAAAGCCCAAAGGAAAGTGCTATCATTGCAAGCAATCTGGGCATCACAAAAGGCAATGCCCTACCTATCTGGCAAAATTGAATAAGCAag attcaggagccaTTAATCATATCTGCACTACTTTGCAGGGATTTCAGGAAATGTGGCAGCTAAGTGAGAATGCAGTTTGCATTTTTTAA